One window from the genome of Pelodictyon luteolum DSM 273 encodes:
- a CDS encoding ABC transporter permease subunit (The N-terminal region of this protein, as described by TIGR01726, is a three transmembrane segment that identifies a subfamily of ABC transporter permease subunits, which specificities that include histidine, arginine, glutamine, glutamate, L-cystine (sic), the opines (in Agrobacterium) octopine and nopaline, etc.): MKGRMHRWFPVLFILALLSGCGKDAQEIRSIEDARNARIGVMTGSTGEELALQMFPDADIKSFDDVMDAVTAMMSGKLDAIVTAYPTALQVTKKHTAFRVLEEPLRNENTCIALRKGNPALITTLNGIIDSLHQDGTLADMRRRWFKKDLSPYEERTLEVPTKGEVLKIGVTATREPMSFMDRDAEVSGFDGELARIIGRVLRRPVEFHNMKFMGLIPALQSAKIDLVITGMTATAERKRSVDFTKTYFENAQVMLVKTAAPHGDGKVRVLKDIDGKRVAVLSGSAGDLAARRRFRDSEFLVMENAADAAVALNTRKADAFIYDRSVLENIARQEPGLVILGEPVAKLEVAAALKKGNTALASELNEAIGAFTEDGTLAILRKKWIDGDGGSLQESNAGGRKGEAELRMGTCATLAPFSYHANGEITGLDIELARMIGNRLQKKITLVDMPFGALIPALQAGKIDFALSNFNVTEERKKLILFSRPYLQNDISALVLRSAAAPAAPVSEGASLSAPDLNGTRVAVLLGSTHDTYALSHYPNATLLQYKTPSDIILAVKSGKVDAGIYTTETLREIFRADPSLELKGGVLFSVPVAMGFNKQNDSLREQFNVFLQDIRQNGVYRDMVDRWITRGEDAMPSISGTRANGVLRVGVVSDKGLPFMIVKNNRLVGFDEELAERFAAYLGKEIKTSDMDFGNLIAAAATNKIDMIASTLMITPERALQISFSDPYYEIGASAFVMKTGEAEAVAGNDAPGAAYSFIQPIVDGFQNNIIKENRWKLILSGLRVTVIISVLSALFGTVLGAGVCAMRMSSAKTLKTLASVFISLLRGTPVLVLLMLIFYVVFASVSIDPVAVAVIAFGLNFAAYVAEIFRSGVESIDNGQREAGISMGFTRLRTFLLIILPQTIQRILPVYKGEFLSLVKMTSIVGYIAVEDLTKAGDIIRSRTFDAFFPLIMVAILYFSISWLLLQSMAYLERRTDPKFKRIKTAV, from the coding sequence ATGAAGGGGCGCATGCATAGATGGTTTCCGGTCCTTTTTATCCTTGCCCTGCTTTCCGGCTGCGGCAAAGATGCGCAGGAGATCCGCTCGATTGAGGATGCCCGCAACGCAAGGATTGGAGTGATGACCGGTTCGACCGGCGAAGAGCTGGCGCTGCAGATGTTTCCTGACGCCGATATCAAGAGTTTCGATGACGTCATGGACGCCGTCACCGCGATGATGTCCGGCAAGCTGGATGCAATCGTCACAGCCTATCCCACGGCGCTGCAGGTAACCAAGAAGCATACTGCATTCCGTGTCCTCGAAGAACCGCTCCGCAACGAGAATACATGCATTGCCCTGAGGAAAGGCAATCCGGCACTCATCACTACCTTGAACGGCATCATCGATTCGCTCCACCAGGATGGTACGCTTGCCGACATGCGCAGGCGGTGGTTTAAAAAGGACCTGTCCCCATACGAGGAACGCACGCTTGAGGTGCCGACGAAGGGGGAGGTACTTAAAATAGGTGTCACCGCCACAAGGGAGCCGATGTCGTTCATGGACAGGGATGCAGAGGTCAGCGGATTCGACGGAGAACTGGCACGCATCATCGGCCGGGTTCTCCGCCGGCCGGTAGAGTTCCATAACATGAAGTTCATGGGGCTTATTCCTGCTCTTCAGTCTGCAAAGATCGATCTGGTGATTACCGGTATGACGGCCACGGCTGAGCGGAAGCGATCGGTTGATTTCACAAAGACCTATTTCGAGAACGCCCAGGTTATGCTGGTCAAGACCGCAGCTCCCCACGGTGATGGCAAGGTAAGGGTACTGAAGGATATCGACGGGAAACGGGTTGCGGTGCTGTCGGGTTCTGCCGGTGACCTTGCCGCGCGCCGCCGGTTCCGCGATTCAGAGTTCCTTGTGATGGAAAATGCAGCCGATGCTGCCGTTGCCCTGAACACCCGAAAGGCGGATGCATTTATCTATGACAGGAGCGTGCTCGAGAATATTGCCCGACAAGAGCCGGGGCTTGTGATTCTTGGAGAGCCGGTGGCGAAGCTTGAGGTTGCCGCAGCCCTCAAGAAGGGTAATACGGCGCTTGCTTCGGAGTTGAACGAGGCGATTGGGGCGTTCACAGAAGACGGCACTCTTGCCATACTCAGAAAGAAATGGATCGACGGGGATGGCGGCTCCCTTCAGGAATCGAATGCAGGCGGGAGGAAAGGCGAAGCAGAGCTTCGGATGGGGACCTGCGCTACCCTGGCTCCATTCTCCTATCATGCGAATGGAGAAATCACGGGACTTGACATTGAGCTGGCAAGGATGATCGGCAATCGGCTCCAGAAAAAAATCACGCTTGTCGACATGCCGTTCGGAGCCCTGATTCCGGCACTGCAGGCGGGCAAGATTGATTTTGCCCTTTCTAACTTCAATGTCACCGAAGAGCGAAAGAAGCTGATCCTGTTCTCGAGGCCCTATCTTCAGAATGACATTTCCGCGCTTGTGCTCCGTTCAGCCGCTGCTCCCGCGGCACCGGTTTCGGAGGGGGCATCACTTTCAGCTCCTGATCTGAACGGCACGCGGGTTGCCGTGCTGCTTGGTTCCACGCATGACACCTATGCACTCAGTCACTACCCGAACGCAACGCTCCTGCAGTACAAGACCCCATCCGACATCATTCTGGCCGTCAAGAGCGGCAAGGTGGACGCGGGCATATACACAACCGAGACCCTCCGGGAGATTTTCAGGGCAGACCCGTCCCTTGAGCTCAAGGGCGGGGTCCTGTTCTCCGTACCCGTGGCCATGGGGTTCAATAAGCAGAATGACAGCCTTCGGGAGCAATTCAATGTCTTTCTTCAAGACATCCGTCAAAACGGTGTCTATCGGGATATGGTCGACCGCTGGATCACCCGGGGTGAGGATGCAATGCCCTCCATTTCCGGCACAAGGGCCAATGGCGTCCTGAGGGTCGGGGTTGTCAGCGACAAGGGGCTTCCGTTCATGATTGTCAAAAACAACCGCCTGGTAGGGTTTGACGAGGAGCTCGCAGAACGGTTTGCCGCATATCTCGGCAAGGAGATCAAGACAAGTGATATGGATTTCGGCAACTTGATCGCAGCTGCGGCCACGAACAAGATTGACATGATTGCCAGCACGCTCATGATTACCCCGGAACGGGCACTCCAGATCAGTTTTTCTGATCCATATTATGAGATTGGGGCAAGCGCTTTCGTCATGAAGACGGGGGAGGCTGAGGCTGTCGCTGGAAACGACGCTCCGGGTGCTGCATACTCCTTCATTCAGCCCATTGTGGACGGATTCCAGAATAATATCATAAAGGAAAACCGCTGGAAACTGATTCTCAGCGGACTGAGAGTCACCGTAATCATTTCGGTGCTTTCAGCTCTGTTCGGCACGGTGCTCGGGGCGGGTGTATGCGCCATGCGCATGTCATCGGCCAAAACCTTGAAGACGCTGGCATCGGTGTTCATTTCCCTGCTTCGGGGAACGCCTGTATTGGTGCTGTTGATGCTGATTTTTTATGTCGTGTTCGCATCGGTCTCCATTGATCCTGTGGCTGTTGCCGTCATTGCCTTCGGGCTGAATTTTGCAGCCTATGTGGCCGAAATTTTCCGGAGCGGTGTGGAGAGCATCGACAATGGGCAGCGTGAGGCGGGGATTTCCATGGGGTTCACCCGGCTTCGTACCTTCCTGCTCATCATCCTTCCTCAGACCATCCAGCGCATCCTGCCGGTGTACAAGGGCGAGTTCCTTTCGCTCGTTAAAATGACCTCGATCGTCGGATACATCGCTGTCGAGGACCTCACGAAAGCAGGCGACATCATCCGGAGCAGGACTTTCGATGCATTCTTTCCCCTCATCATGGTAGCAATACTGTACTTTTCAATTTCCTGGCTGCTGTTGCAGTCGATGGCATATCTTGAACGAAGGACGGATCCGAAATTCAAACGGATAAAGACAGCGGTATGA
- a CDS encoding amino acid ABC transporter ATP-binding protein translates to MIQIKHLSKKFGALEVLRDVSITVRKGEVISIIGPSGTGKSTFLRCINLLDRPSGGSIVINGVDILDPKADVPAIRRKMNMVFQSFNLYQHLSVMDNLTLGPVKLLQTGRQDAEKKALELLKLVGLAEKADSFPDELSGGQKQRVAIARCLAMEPSIILFDEPTSALDPTMVSEVLAVIRRLARDGMTMLIVTHEMKFARDVSSRVLYMDEGVIYEEGPPEQIFDNPQKERTKIFINRVRSFNYRIASPDYDLYAMNAEIELFCEKQILPLKSRQSLQLLVEEVLQICADTLRSTAIELAITHSEKTGEIKLLVESGGAEENILESAALPDELGLTIIRNLTRSIAYKRDGGQNRLTLILKEQ, encoded by the coding sequence ATGATACAGATCAAGCATCTTTCCAAGAAGTTCGGGGCACTTGAAGTACTCCGCGATGTAAGCATCACCGTCCGGAAAGGAGAAGTGATTTCAATCATCGGCCCCTCCGGTACGGGAAAAAGCACATTCCTGCGATGCATCAACCTGCTTGATCGTCCGAGTGGAGGGTCGATTGTCATCAATGGAGTCGATATTCTTGATCCCAAAGCCGATGTACCGGCCATCCGCAGGAAGATGAACATGGTGTTCCAGTCCTTTAACCTGTATCAGCATCTTTCCGTGATGGACAACCTGACCCTCGGTCCTGTGAAGCTGTTGCAGACCGGCAGGCAGGATGCGGAGAAAAAGGCGCTCGAGCTGCTCAAGCTTGTAGGGCTTGCTGAAAAGGCTGACAGTTTTCCCGATGAGCTGTCCGGAGGCCAGAAACAGCGTGTAGCCATTGCCCGCTGCCTGGCGATGGAGCCATCAATCATTCTGTTCGACGAGCCGACCTCTGCACTTGATCCTACCATGGTAAGCGAGGTGCTGGCTGTCATCCGCCGTCTGGCCCGGGACGGTATGACCATGCTCATCGTTACCCATGAAATGAAGTTTGCAAGGGATGTGTCCAGCAGGGTGCTCTATATGGACGAGGGTGTGATTTATGAGGAGGGGCCCCCTGAGCAGATCTTTGACAACCCCCAGAAGGAGAGGACGAAAATCTTCATCAATCGGGTGAGGAGCTTCAACTACCGGATTGCTTCCCCCGATTACGATCTATATGCCATGAATGCGGAAATTGAGCTGTTCTGTGAAAAGCAGATCCTTCCGCTGAAGTCCCGACAGAGTCTGCAGCTGCTCGTCGAAGAGGTCCTGCAGATATGCGCAGATACCCTGCGCTCCACGGCGATCGAGCTGGCCATAACCCATTCGGAAAAGACCGGGGAGATAAAGCTTCTGGTCGAGAGCGGAGGAGCAGAGGAGAACATCCTTGAATCGGCAGCCCTGCCGGACGAACTGGGCCTGACGATCATCCGCAATCTTACCCGGAGCATTGCATACAAGCGGGATGGTGGTCAAAACAGGCTCACATTGATCTTAAAAGAACAATAA
- a CDS encoding ATP-binding protein: MMPEERIRVDAKLDRLEEIVGFVEDCADRFRLEDSRKFGLNIAVEEAVVNICSYAYPDTEGMLDVACRVTDESLVIELSDSGIPFNILTLPDPETDAAIEDREIGGLGGYFIRQFSDAVSYTRRDGMNVLTLVFRRGASIELP, from the coding sequence ATGATGCCGGAAGAACGGATAAGGGTTGATGCGAAGCTTGACCGGCTTGAGGAGATAGTCGGTTTCGTGGAGGACTGTGCCGATCGGTTCAGGCTGGAAGACTCCCGGAAATTCGGGCTGAACATTGCCGTTGAAGAGGCTGTTGTCAATATCTGCAGTTATGCATACCCTGATACTGAAGGCATGCTTGATGTGGCGTGCAGGGTTACGGATGAGTCACTCGTGATTGAACTGTCCGATTCAGGTATCCCTTTCAACATCCTTACGCTTCCTGACCCTGAAACAGATGCTGCGATAGAGGATCGGGAAATCGGAGGCCTTGGCGGCTATTTCATCCGGCAGTTCAGCGATGCTGTCAGTTATACACGAAGGGATGGAATGAATGTTCTGACCCTTGTGTTCCGGCGTGGAGCATCAATAGAGCTGCCATGA
- a CDS encoding ABC transporter substrate-binding protein/permease (The N-terminal region of this protein, as described by TIGR01726, is a three transmembrane segment that identifies a subfamily of ABC transporter permease subunits, which specificities that include histidine, arginine, glutamine, glutamate, L-cystine (sic), the opines (in Agrobacterium) octopine and nopaline, etc.): MRKLAMISALLFVAASLVVGTSLNGATLRSPDDLRLGRIGVLQGTIHERYAMKAWPEATILQYQSPSDLLLAVKSGKADAAIYSDDELMVMLRQNGDLAVLGDELLATPLGMGFRYEQTELRSAFNNFLRDIMADGRQDAMVRYWMKDGGTRMPAIAASAENEVLRVGILSDNGMPFCALIDNRLTGYSIELLDRFGLYTGRKITYVNIEFGSMIAALASRKIDMIGAVMAITPERRKKVAFSDPYYAQGAHLFALKKNIASLPQPSTAGSVKDGESFLAGIAESFRSNILLENRWQLILEGFRTTLVISVFSALLGTLFGALVCFMRMSRLNILRVSAGVFISLLRGTPVLVLLMLVFYVVFASVNIDPVLVAVIAFGLNFAAYSAEIFRAGIEGIDRGQTEAGIAMGFTGPATFYFIVLPQTLQRILPVYKGEFISLVKMTSIVGYIAVQDLTKAGDIIRSRTFDAFFPLIMVAALYFFLSWALMRMLEYLEGMMAPKHRNRTVAA; this comes from the coding sequence ATGAGAAAGCTGGCCATGATATCCGCACTTCTTTTCGTTGCAGCGTCGCTGGTAGTCGGAACATCTTTAAACGGCGCAACCCTCCGCTCACCCGATGACCTCAGGCTTGGGCGGATAGGGGTCCTTCAGGGGACCATCCATGAGCGCTATGCCATGAAAGCCTGGCCTGAGGCGACGATACTCCAGTACCAGTCTCCGTCTGATCTCTTGCTGGCGGTGAAGTCTGGAAAGGCAGACGCTGCCATTTACAGTGATGACGAACTCATGGTGATGCTACGCCAGAACGGTGACCTTGCCGTTCTGGGGGATGAGCTGCTTGCAACCCCGCTCGGCATGGGGTTCCGCTACGAACAGACTGAACTGCGCAGCGCATTCAACAATTTCCTCCGGGACATCATGGCTGACGGGCGGCAGGACGCGATGGTCCGCTACTGGATGAAGGACGGCGGAACCCGGATGCCGGCGATTGCAGCATCGGCAGAGAACGAAGTGCTCAGGGTTGGTATTCTCAGCGATAACGGTATGCCGTTCTGCGCACTTATCGATAACCGGCTTACCGGATACTCCATTGAACTGCTCGACAGGTTCGGGCTGTACACAGGGCGGAAGATTACCTATGTGAATATCGAGTTCGGGAGCATGATAGCCGCTCTTGCAAGCCGAAAAATCGACATGATCGGCGCCGTGATGGCAATTACCCCTGAGCGGCGCAAAAAGGTTGCTTTTTCCGACCCTTACTATGCACAGGGAGCCCACCTCTTTGCCCTGAAAAAGAACATTGCATCATTACCTCAACCCTCGACAGCCGGCAGTGTAAAGGATGGGGAGTCTTTCCTTGCGGGGATTGCCGAAAGTTTCCGGAGCAACATCCTGCTGGAGAACCGCTGGCAGCTCATCCTTGAGGGGTTCCGGACAACCCTTGTCATTTCCGTGTTTTCCGCACTGCTTGGAACCCTCTTCGGCGCCCTGGTCTGTTTTATGAGAATGTCACGCCTCAACATCCTGAGGGTGTCGGCCGGAGTTTTCATCTCGCTGCTTCGCGGCACGCCGGTGCTGGTGCTCCTGATGCTGGTATTCTATGTGGTCTTTGCCTCCGTCAACATCGACCCGGTGCTGGTGGCAGTCATCGCCTTCGGACTGAACTTTGCAGCCTACTCTGCGGAAATCTTCCGGGCCGGCATTGAGGGTATCGACAGGGGGCAGACCGAGGCGGGTATCGCGATGGGCTTTACCGGGCCGGCAACGTTTTACTTCATTGTTCTGCCGCAGACCCTGCAGCGCATCCTGCCGGTCTACAAAGGGGAGTTCATTTCATTGGTGAAAATGACCTCGATTGTGGGCTATATCGCGGTGCAGGATCTGACGAAAGCTGGAGATATCATCCGAAGCCGTACCTTCGATGCCTTTTTCCCGCTCATTATGGTAGCGGCATTATATTTCTTTCTCTCATGGGCTCTCATGCGCATGCTTGAATACCTTGAAGGCATGATGGCCCCAAAACACCGGAACCGAACCGTTGCAGCATGA
- a CDS encoding transporter substrate-binding domain-containing protein translates to MNKLRPSVLVIVLFSLFIVLGGCSQREKITALQQLSGKEFAVPTGTVADKLVLSKLPDARFQYYNTVMDGALAVKTGKADALAYDEPILKNIAAKVDGLVILKEMITVDQYGFAVRKDDAPLKQAIDRTLGQLKTDGTGTEMLRRWFPVSGSPAPMPEIASSGDNGILRLGTSSVTEPFSFVDGSGMVVGYDIELARRVAAGLSQKLEVVNMDFGALIPALMSGKVDMIAACITITEERSEKVLFSEPYYTGGIAAMVAQ, encoded by the coding sequence ATGAATAAATTGCGACCTTCAGTATTGGTGATTGTGCTCTTCTCCCTCTTCATTGTGCTTGGCGGATGCAGCCAGCGGGAGAAAATCACTGCACTGCAGCAGCTGTCAGGAAAAGAGTTCGCCGTTCCTACCGGAACTGTTGCCGACAAGCTGGTGCTCTCGAAACTGCCCGATGCACGGTTCCAGTACTATAACACCGTTATGGACGGGGCTCTTGCCGTGAAAACGGGGAAGGCGGATGCGCTGGCATATGATGAGCCCATCCTGAAAAACATTGCCGCAAAGGTCGATGGGCTTGTCATTCTCAAAGAGATGATCACGGTCGACCAGTATGGTTTTGCTGTCCGTAAAGATGACGCCCCGCTCAAGCAGGCCATCGACAGGACGCTGGGCCAGCTGAAGACGGACGGGACCGGTACGGAGATGCTGCGGCGCTGGTTTCCTGTATCCGGAAGTCCGGCTCCGATGCCCGAAATCGCCTCAAGCGGTGACAACGGAATATTGCGCCTCGGCACTTCAAGCGTGACTGAGCCTTTTTCATTTGTTGATGGCAGCGGGATGGTTGTCGGGTATGACATCGAGCTTGCCCGGCGTGTAGCTGCGGGGCTCAGCCAGAAGCTTGAGGTCGTGAACATGGACTTCGGCGCGCTGATCCCGGCCCTGATGTCCGGCAAGGTAGACATGATTGCAGCCTGCATCACCATTACCGAAGAGCGCTCAGAAAAGGTACTCTTTTCAGAGCCTTATTATACGGGCGGAATCGCCGCAATGGTGGCTCAATGA
- a CDS encoding STAS domain-containing protein, with protein sequence MEFQIQKETAATVVAVIGRMDAVTAPEYEKKLAGMMDEGEKNFIIDFGKLDYISSAGLRALLMTGKRVKSLGGLMLLANIGGAVKDVFAISGFGTIFPMHDTVQSALGAAEE encoded by the coding sequence ATGGAATTCCAGATACAAAAAGAAACAGCGGCAACGGTTGTTGCTGTCATCGGCAGGATGGACGCCGTAACGGCTCCCGAGTATGAAAAAAAACTTGCCGGGATGATGGACGAAGGGGAAAAGAATTTCATCATTGATTTCGGCAAGCTCGACTATATCAGCAGTGCCGGTTTGAGGGCTTTGCTCATGACTGGCAAAAGAGTCAAAAGCCTCGGGGGTCTTATGCTGCTTGCCAATATTGGCGGTGCAGTCAAGGACGTGTTTGCGATCTCCGGTTTCGGAACAATCTTTCCAATGCACGATACCGTGCAGAGTGCGCTTGGCGCAGCTGAAGAGTAG